GCGGCATTAAGCGGCCATACGCCGAGCGCATCGCCTGCCTGATAATGCAAACCTGAGCCGCTGAGGTCGATTTCGATGTGTTCGACGTCTTTTTCCGCATCGCGCGAGGTAATTTTTTTGCGCACGGATAGGGTAGCTGTGTAGGGTTTTTCTTTGGTGTATAGAGTGTTGCTGCTTGGTGCTGCTGAGTCGTTTGGTGCAGCGGTTGTACTTGGATTGGTTGCTTGGGCGGTTAATTCGGCTACTTTGGGTACGACGGCGGCAATCCATGCGTCGGCATCGGCTTGAAATTCTAAGTCGCAAATGCCCAAGTCGTTCAGACGGCCTGCACCCAGTTCGGCAAATTTGGCATCAAAGTCTTTGCCTGCTTGGCAGAAGTTGGGATAGGAGGAGTCGCCAAGGCCCAAGACGGCAAAGGTCAGTTTGCTGAGATCGGGTTTCTTTTTGCCGTAGATGAATTTGTACAGGGGCAGGGCTTCTTCGGGCGGTTCGCCTTCGCCTTGGGTGGAGGTAACTAAAAGCACGATGTCTTCGTCGGGCAGGGTCTTGCTTTTGAAATCGCCTGCGCTGCTGAGGCGGGCTTCGACGCCGGCGGCTTGAAGTTTGGCGTGTAAGGATTCGGCAACGCTGCGGGCATTGCCGGTTTGGGAAGCAGAGAGAACTAATACGCGGCGGCTGACTGTCGGAGCGGCTGTTTGCAGGGCAGACGGTTCGGCTGCTGCACCGGATATGCCTTGGCTTTGCGCCCAGCAATAGCCGGAGAGCCAGGCAAGTTGGGTGGGGGATAGGGTGGAGAGTTGGGCGGAGAGTTCGGGTGGAAGCGGATTGGCTTGGCTCATTTGGATTCCTTTGTTGGACGGCTATAACCGATTGTTTGAATAATGGACAGTCGCCACTTTAAACAGGCCGTCTGAAAAAAGGAAAGAATGCTTGGTTTTAATTTAAGATGATTTCGTTATATTCGGGAAAGTATTAGGCTGTCTGAGCATGCTTGTTCAGACGGCCTTGGATTGGATGAAACGAGATTTTCAGTTTCCGCTGGAGAGTTTCATCACTACGACGCCGGAGATGATGAGAAATGCGCCGAGCCAGCGGCCGAAGTTGGCGGCATCGTTGAAAAATACAACGCCCACTAAAAACGCTCCTGCCGCGCCTATGCCTGTCCAGACGGCGTAGGCCGTACCCATTGGAATACTTTTTTGGGCAAGGTAAAGGAAGTATCCGCTACCGGCAATGCAGGCAAGCGCGGCGGCAAAGCCATGCCAGCGGTAGCCTTCCTGTTGTGCCAGCTTTAAGCCCAATGGCCAGCCGATTTCCAACATACCGGCTAAGATTAAATAAAACCAACTCATAATATGTCCTGATAGTGTGTTAAGGTTTCAGACGGCCTTGGAAAGATTGTTTTCTTCTGAGAGTTCAACGCGTTGTCCGATATCTTTTAGATTGGAGTATTGTTCGACCAAGCGCGGTACATCGTCCAAGCTCATTGCAAACATCCATAAATAAGTGCTGACGGAATAGATATGGCCGGCGCTGCCATAGCCTTTAAGCGTCATGTGTATAAAGGCGAAGCCGAACAATACGCTCATCGCTATGCCGATACTGAGATAGCCTAAGGCTTCGCGGTTGGAAATCAGCACGCGTAGTTTGGCAACCCAGCCATAGTGGCGGTAGAGCTGACGCTCGTTGCCGTCGCGGATAAGGTGGTTGTCGCGTTCAAGCCGGTTGTTTAAACGGAAATATAGGTTTTCGCTGATGGCGGCAAAACGCGGCAGCAACCATAAAAACAGGGCAAGTATCGCGACAGCCAATACGCCCACCCAAAATTCCAATATCAGCAACATCATACATGCACCGAAGATGGAGACCAGCGAAGTAGCAGCGATGGGCAGGTGTTCTTCAAAAAAACTGACAAACTCACGCGATAGGGCAACGCGTGCGGTAATGGCGGAATGCGGTACTTCTCGTTTGCGCTGTTCCAAAACGACCGGGACGGCGATTTCGGTATAGATTTGGGTAAACGTACGCGTATCGGCTGCTCGGCGGGCGGCTCCGATTATCCACATTAATAAAACCACCACACCATACAACATTGCCTGCCAGACGTTGCCATCCATAACGGCATTAATCGCCCAGCCGCCAAACACGGGATATACCAGCAAGAGCAGATTATCCAAGCCGACGAGAGAGAAGGTTGTGATGAGTTTGCGGCGGTGTATTTGACTGATGTATTTCAACATTTTCCACATGGTTGCCCTCCTTATTTAGTATTGAGGGTTTGCGCCATTAATTCGGCCAACGCGTCCAAATCGGCAAACAGTCGGGCTGCACGTTTTTCACCGAAGGCGGTAAAAATTTGTTTGCTGAATTCCTGCATGTTTTGCACCAATGGTGCGGCGTATTCCTTGCCTTGCTCGGTCAGCGACAATAAGCGTTCGCGTTTGTCTTGTTCGCTTTCGTGAAATGTCAGCAAGCCTTGTTCCGCCAGCGTTTTGCATGTGCCGGAAACGGTTTGCTTGGGCAGGCTCCATTCTTCGCCTATGTATTTTTGAGTGCGGCTGCCTTCGGTAGCCAAAGTGTAGAGAACGGCTAAAGTGTTGTAGTTGGTGTTTTGCTGTTTAATCCATTGGTCGAATGCGCTGTCTATGCGGCTGATGCGCATACCGAGTTGGTCAAGTTGATTCATAAATTGGTCTCGATATTGACTAATTGGATGCGGATTATAGTCATGTTTAGGACTAATTGCAAATAGAAGGCCGTCTGAAACAATCGTTTCCAGACGGCCTTGAAACCGTTAAAATAATTAATGTAGAACCGATATATTCAAACTACGATAAACCTAATAAAACCATCTTCAACACATACGCCATGATTCATTTCTTATCTCAAAATATTTCATCCAAACAAGCCACTGCCATCGGGTTGCTTGCCGTTACCTTGTGGAGCTTCGTCATTTCCCTGATACGCTCTTTGAGCCTGCATATGGGGGCAGTGGGTGGCGCGGCAATGATGTATACCCTGTCCACCGTATTGATTTGGCTGATTTTCGGCCGGCCGCATTTGCGCAATTACAACCGAAGTTATTTGTTTTGGGCAAGCGTGTTTTTTGTCGGCTGCGAATTGTGTTTGTCGCTGTCGGTCGGCTTTGCACAAAACGCAAGACAGGCGGTGGAAATCGGCATGGTGAATTATTTGTGGCCGACGTTTACCATCGTCGGAGCGGTATATTTCAATAAACAGCCGTCAAAATGGTGGATAGTCATCGGCTTTGTGCTGTCGTTTTTTGGGATTGCCACTGTACTGGGCGGCGATGTCGGCTTGTCGGTTTCTGGTATTTACCACAATGTCCGCACCAATCCCGGCGGCTATATCATGGCATTTGTAGATGCCGTGTTTTGGGCGGCATATTGCACGCTGACGGCACGTGTAAAAGCGGAGGGCAGCAGCGTCGGCTTTTTCTTTGCGCTGGTGTCGATACTGTTGTGGATTGAGTATTTTCTCAGCGGCGCGGATACGTTGAATTTTGATTCCGTATCGCTCGGCTATGCCGTTGCCGCCGCAGCTTGCATGGGTTTGGGCTATGCAGTATGGAATATCGGTATTTCGCGTGGCAACCTGACTGTATTGGCAGGCGCATCTTATTTCATTCCAGTGTTGTCTGCGGTGGTGTCATCATTTGTGATTAGCGCGCCGTTGTCCATGACGTTTTGGCAGGGGGCGGGAATGGTGTGCTTAGGATCGATTGTGTGTTGGTTGGCGACCCGGGGAAAACAGATGGCGTGAGGCAACATCCCATAGATTTGCGATATAACGAAAACAGCTTTTTTAACAACCAAACATTCTTTCCCATTTTCAGACGGCCTGTTTAAAGTAGCAGTCAGTTTGAGAAATCACGAGAAATGGGAAAGAATCATGACCGCAGCTTCCGCTCCGCTTTTACGCTTCATCACCGCCGGCAGTGTCGATGACGGCAAATCCACGCTCATCGGCCGCCTACTCTACGACAGCAAAACCTTGCTGACCGATCAAATTGACAAGCTCAACCGCGCTGCCGAAAACGGTGAAACGCCCGACTTTGCCAGCCTGACGGACGGCCTTGCCGCCGAGCGCGAACAAGGCATTACCATTGACGTCGCCTACCGTTATTTCGCCACACCCAAACGGAAATTCATCATTGCCGATACGCCGGGACATGAGCAATACACGCGTAATATGGTTACCGGCGCATCGACTGCCGATGCCGCCATTATTTTGGTTGATGCCACTCGCGTTGATTTTTCAGGCAGCGAACCTGTCCTACTGCCCCAAACCAAACGCCACAGCGCGATTCTGAAACTTTTGGGCTGCCCCAACATCATCGTCGCCGTCAACAAACTCGACCTGCTCGACTTTGACGAAGCCAAATATCAAACCATTACCGAGGCCTACCGCAAACTGGCGGAGCAAATCGGCCTCAAGGCACAAATCCACTTCCTGCCCATCAGCGCATTAAAAGGCGACAATATCGTCAATGCCAGCAGCCAAACCCCGTGGTATCAAGGTTTGCCGCTTTTGCCTTTGCTTGAAAGCCTGCCTGTCAACCGTCAAAATGCCGCTGACCAAGCCGCGCATTTTCCCGTACAACGCGTGGCGCGCCAAGACGGCAGTAGCAGCGACGACTTCCGCGGTTATCAAGGCAGATTGGAAGCAGGCCGTCTGAAAGTGGGCGATGAAGTTAAAGTTTTGCCCAGCGGCCATGTTGCCAAAGTTGCCGAAATCTATAATGCAAACGGCAAAACCGAATCTGCCGAAGCAGGGGAGGTGTTGACTGTCGTTTTGGATGCAGACATCGATATTTCACGCGGCAACAGCATTGTTTCAGCCGACAGCGTTATTGTTCCCGAGCAACAATTTCAAGCCGCGCTTTGCTGGTTTGACGATATTCCGCTCAATCTGCGCCGTAAATATTTGCTGAAGCACACTACCCAAACCACGCCCGTAAAAATTAGCGAAATTGCCTATGTTTGGGACGTGAACACCCTCAGCCGGGTCGAATCCGCCGAAACGCTCAAGCTCAACGACATCGGCAGCGTCAGCTTCAAAACCCAGCAGCCGCTCGCCGCTGCCGCATACGAAGACAACCATGCACAAGGCGCGTTTATTTTGATTGACGAAGCCACCAACCATACTGTCGCGGCAGGCATGATACGTAAAGTCAGCGAAACAAACAGTTTTGAAATTTAAAAGAAAAGTTGAAATAAAAAAAGGCCGTCTGTTGTTCAGACGGCCTAATATTTTATCCAAGTCGGAAATGCTTATGCGCCGTAAACCGGATATTTATTGCACAAAGCAGTCACTTGTTCGCGGACTTTGGCGAGGTTGGCTTCGTCTTCAGGATTAGCCAATACGTCGGCAACCAAGTTTGCCAATACGCGCGCGTCGGCTTCGTTAAAGCCGCGTGTGGTCATGGCGGCAGAGCCGATGCGGATGCCGGAGGTAACGAATGGTTTTTCCGGATCATTTGGAATAGCGTTTTTGTTGACGGTAATGTGTGCTTTGCCCAAAGCGGCTTCGGCGGCTTTACCGGTGATTTTCATCGGTTGCAGGTCAACGAGGAAAACGTGGCTTTCGGTACGGCCGGATACAATGCGCAAACCGCGTTTAACCAACTCCTCCGCCATGGCGGCAGCATTGATTTTCACTTGTTTTGCGTATTGTTTGAACTCAGGCTGCAACGCTTCTTTAAACGCTACGGCTTTGGCAGCGATAACGTGCATCAATGGGCCGCCTTGCAGGCTTGGGAAAATGGCAGAGTTCAGCGCTTTTTCATGGGTATTGTCACGGCACAAAATCACACCGCCGCGAGGGCCGCGCAGGGTTTTGTGGGTGGTGGTGGTTACAAAGTCGCAGAATGGCACGGGGTTAGGATATTCGCCGCCGGCAATCAGACCGGCATAGTGCGCCATGTCGACAAAGAGGTATGCGCCGACTTTATCGGCGATTTCGCGGAATTTTGCCCAGTCGATTTGCAACGCGTAGGCAGATGCGCCGGCCACAATCATTTTGGGTTTGTGTTCAAGAGCCAAGCGTTCTACTTCGGCATAATCGAGAACTTCGTTTTCATCCAAACCATAAGTAATGGCGTTGTAGAGTTTGCCGGAGATATTAACGCTTGCACCGTGGGTCAAGTGGCCGCCGTGTGCCAGAGACATACCCAAAATAGTGTCGCCCGGTTTCAAAACAGAAGCATACACGGCTTGGTTGGCTTGGGAGCCGGAGTGCGGTTGAACGTTGGCATAAGCGGCGCCAAACAGTTCTTTTACGCGGTCAATCGCTAATTGTTCAACAATATCAACGTATTCACAGCCGCCGTAGTAGCGTTTGCCAGGATAGCCTTCAGCGTATTTGTTGGTCAATTGCGAACCTTGGGCTTCCATAACGGCACAGCTGACGTAGTTTTCAGAGGCGATCAGCTCGACGTGGTCTTGCTGGCGCTTGTCTTCTTGGGCGATGGCTGCTGCCAAATCGGGGTCATATTGTGCGAGGGTAACGCTTTTTGAAAACATGTTCTCGATTCCTTTGTGATGGGCTGAAAATATGAGATGGAGTGCTGCGGATTGGTTCAAGATGAACTATTTTTCTTGCATTGTCAACAATTGTGTCTGGTGTTTGGTTTCAGACGGCCTGAGATTGAAGGGGTTATTTGAAAATATCATCTTGTTTTAAATGAAAATCCATTTTTTCCAGAAGCGCGGCTAAATCGGCTTCTGCTTGGGCGGCTTTAAGATTTTTTGCCAGTTCTACCAAGGCTACCGCATTTAATCGTTCTTTCTCCAGCCGTAGGGCTTCTTCGCTGAAGATTTTGATATTGTCTGCCGATTCGGCAGCATCTATTTTTTCAAATGGATAAAACGATTCTTCGTGTACAGCCAAACCGTCGGGCAGGGGCGCGGCATGGTTGAAATCGGCATCATTGACCGGCATCCATGAAGGATGGTTTTCAAGCAGGATAAATTGTCCGTCCATGCCGTTGATATGACGGAATAGGGTGGTTCGGCCATTGTGTAAACGCATAAGCCCGATTGTATGCCCAAGTCGGCAAGCCGTCTATAAAGCCGTTTTTTTCTATTTTGGCGCTAACTTATGTTGATATTATTAATTTTGATGTAAAACAGTTTCGACTTAAAAAAGACTGGATAAAACGCCCGTGTTTGTTATAATGAAGCTAAAGATTGATTCGTCCTAGTTTTTGACCGCAGTACTTTTTTATTTAATTAACAAGAGAGGAAAACAAAATGTTTCCAGAATATCGCGATTTGATTTCTAAACTGAAACAAGAGGATGCACACTTTGCCCGTTTGTTTGACGAGCACAATGAGCTGGACGATAAAATCACCGGTTTGGTTAACAACCCTGTTACCAGCGGTGCCGAAGAGATTGAAGAGCTGAAAAAAGCCAAACTCAAACTCAAAGACGAATTGTATGCTATTCTGCAAAAAGCAGCAGGCAAATAATTAAGAATTGAATAAGGCCGTCTGAACGGTATGATAGGAATCTCGGATTTCGTTTCATGCCGGTTCAGACGGCCTTTTTAGTTGTTTGGTATTTTGTTATTTTTTATTAGCGTAATTTAACTATTAATTGTAAATCACTCTTAATTGCATTGAAAATTCTGTTAAGTTTATTTAAAATCCAAAATAATTTTCATTTTAATTTTAAACAAACAAAACCAAGAGAAACAATGCAATGAAAACATTCACACTCGCCATTTTGCCTTTGGCGTTAATTAGTGCATTCTCACACGCAGCTGAAGAGAAAGCCGTTGAGCAGGCTGAAGTCGATACCGTTTACGTTACTGCCGAGAAGCAGTTGCAACAGTCGCTCGGCGTATCGCGTATTTCTAAAGACGACATCGACAAACGCCCTGCAGCCAATGATATTTCCGAATTTGTCCGTACTATGCCGGGTGTCAACCTGACCGGTAATACGGCAACAGGTCAGCGTGGCAACAAACGCCAAATTGACTTGCGCGGTATGGGTCCTGAAAACACTTTGATTTTGATTGACGGCAAGCCGGTTAATTCGCGCCAGTCCGAGCGTATCAGTATGCGCGGTGAACGCAATACGCGTGGTGACAGCAACTGGGTGCCGGTTGAAGAGATTGAATCCATTACCGTCTTGCGCGGTCCGGCGGCAACACGTTACGGCTCCGGCGCGATGGGCGGCGTGGTCAATATTGTCACCAAAAAAGTGTCTAAAGAATTTAAAGGCCAAGTCAATCTTTACGCCAATCAGCCGCAAGACAGCAAAGAGGGCGCAACCCGCCGTATCGGCTTTAATTTGAGCGGTCCGATCATTCAAGATACTTTGGGCTTCCGCATTTACGGCAACCTGAATAAAACGGATGCAGATGCTGCCGATATTAATGCCGGACACGGCAATGACAGCGCGGCCGGTGTCGAAGGCGTACGCAATAAAGACATCGCAGGCCGTCTGCAATGGAAAATCAGCCCAGCGCAAACGCTGATTTTAGACAGCAGTTACAGCCGTCAGGGCAATATCTACAACGGCGATACGCAAAACAGCAATCCGCGTTCTGCTTTGGTTAATTCTTTGGCCGACAGCAAAGCCGAAACTGCCCGTTTATACCGTTCTGCTTATTCCTTAACGCATGATGGCGCATGGGAATGGGGCGATACCAAAAACGTGATCAGTTATGAGCGCACGGTCAACAGCCACTTGCCTGAAGGTTTGGCCGGTGGTCCGGAAGGCAGCTATACAGGCTTGGATTTTGTTCAAAGCCGTCTGAAAAACCTGCGTTTCAGCAGCGAAGCGAATATTCCTTTTAAACTTGGTGTTGATAACGTATTGACTGTCGGTGCGGAATTTACCGACAGCAAATTGGATGATCCTGCTTCCAATACTCAGGGATTTAAAGACCAAGGTAAAACCGATGCGTTTAACGGTATCTCCGCAACGCGCGGCGGCAAGGCTTCGCAACGCAACTGGGCGGCCTACGTTGAAGACAATATTTCGTTGACCGACAAAACCCATCTGATTCCGGCCATCCGCTTCGACCACAACAGCGACAGCGGCAGCAACTGGAGTCCGGCTTTGAACTTCTCGCATCAAATCGGCGAAAACTGGTTGGTCAAAGGCGGTGTTGCCCGCGCGTACAAAGCGCCAAACCTGTATCAAACCAATCCTGACTTTATCCTGTACACACGCGGTCAAGGCTGTCCGCTCAATGCGCCGAACAGCGTGCGTTGCTATTACATGGGCAACAACAATTTGAAACCTGAAACCAGTATCAATAAAGAGATTGGTCTTGAGTTCAACAAAAACGGCTGGCAGGCTTCCGCGACTTATTTCCATAATGCGTACCGCAATAAAATCGTAATTGGCGACCAGCTTATTGCCACCAGCAATATCGGCAACTGGCTCCTGCAATGGGAAAATACGCCGAAAGCGACTATTTCGGGTATCGAAGGCAACTTGGTGATTCCGTTGCATGACACACTCAAGTGGAGCAACAATTTCACTTACATGCACAAATCCGAAGATTATCAAGGCAATCCATTGTCTTTGGTGCCAAAACACACCATCAACAGCACATTGTCTTGGACGCCGAACGAACGCTTCGATGCCAACCTGACCTTTACCCACTATGGTCGCACCAAACCGCGCGGCGTAGCGATTAATAGACTGGAACGAGACGGCAATCCTCGTGCAGGCGTGGCAGCGTTGTCTTCCGAACACAGCCAAACCCAAGTCGGCTCTTACGGCATTTGGGGCATCAACGCAGGCTACAACTGGAACAAACGCGTGGCCGTCCGTGGCGGTATCAGCAATCTGTTTGACAAAAAACTGTACCGCACAACTGCCGGCGCACAAACGTACAACGAGCATGGCCGTGCCTTCTACGGCAGTTTGAAAGTATCGTTTTAAGTAAAAACGTATTAAATCAGGCCGTCTGAAACGGTGTGAAATGAAATCTAAGATTTCGGACACATGGTTTCAGACGGCCTTTTTGATATTAAATTTAGAAGCATTTGTTGTTACGGAATTTGCTTCACTTTTTTAGAAAAGTAAAAGGGCGGTATTTGCCGCCCTGAGAATACAAACTGCTTATTCGACCCAAGTTACCATTTCTTCAATCGGTTTGCGTGATTTTTTAGTGATTTCTTTGGCGCGATAGCCGAATGTTGCCGCTACGGATACGCCCCATTCGTTGGCATCAAACAGGCCTTCTGCTGCCAATACTTCGTTCATTTTGTCGTAGTTGAAGCCTTCGATTGGGCAGGAATTGATGCCGATGGCCGCTGCACCTGTGAGCATATTGGCCAAAGCAATATAGGTCTGCTTGCCGCTCCAGTCAAAGAGTGCGCGTTGGTCGTCGGCAATTTTAATGTCGGTTTCTTGGAAGCTTTTGTATCTTGCCAACGCTTTTTCCAGCTGCTCTCCTTGCAGGCCCCTGCGTTCGGCAACACTGCGGAAGAACGGGGTATCGTAACGGGCATTTTTCTTGGCAAGGATAATCACCAGATGGCTGCAGTCGTCCAGTTGGGATTGCATCCCCCAACTGAAAGGCTTGATTTTCTCACGCAGGGCTTTGTTTTGAATCACCAAGAATTTCCATGGCTCGGAGCCGACAGAGCTTGGGGAGAGGCGGGCAAATTCTAAAATCGCTGCAAAATCTTCTTGGCTGATTTTTTTATTGGGATCGTAATAACGGGTAGAGCAGCGATTTTCGAATACTTGCAGCATTTGTTCGCGTGTAATTTGATTCATCTGGTTTTCCTAATAAATGAAGATGTTATTCCAATATCCGGTTCCTTTTGAGGTATCATTACCGGCATAACCTTAATGAGGAAACAGGCTGGGGCAACACCATGTTAAATCAAACCTGACGCTCAGGCTATCTTTTAATTCTGAATTTCGCAAAAAAATTCGATAAAAATCAATATAAATACGAAAAGGCCGTCTGAAACTTTAAACGTTTAAAGTTTCAGACGGCCTTTGATTTCAAATCCTGATTACAGATGAGGATTCATCAGGTTTTCAGGAGAGAGGATGCGGTTGAGTTCTTCTTCGCTCAACAGACCGCGCTCCAATACGACTTCGCGCACGCCTTTGCCGGTTTGGGCGCAGATTTTGCCGACCAAGTCGCCATTGCGGTGGCCGATGTATGGGTTCAGATAAGTGACCAAACCGATGGAATTGAAGACGTAGTGTTCGCAGATTTCGCGGTTGACCGTAATGCCTTTGACGCATTTGTCGGACAGGTTGACCGCGGCATTGCCCAAGAGGGAAATGGTTTCAAACATACATTGGGCGATTACCGGCTCCATAACGTTCAGCTGCAACTGACCTGCTTCGGCTGCGAAAGTGATGGTGGTGTCGTTGCCGATGACTTTGAAGCAGACTTGGTTGACGACCTCAGGAATCACAGGATTGACTTTGGCAGGCATGATGGAAGAACCGGCCTGCAATTCAGGCAGGTTGATTTCTTTCAAACCGGCGCGCGGACCGGAAGAGAGCAGGCGCAGGTCGTTACAGATTTTGGATAGTTTAACGGCTGTGCGTTTCAATGCGCCGTGTACCATCACATATGCGCCGCAGTCGGAGGTCGCTTCGATCAGGTTTTCAGTCAGTTTGCAAGGCAGGCCGCTGACTTCGGAAAGTTTCTCAACGACCAAAGCCGCATAGCCTTTAGGCGTATTCACGCCCGTACCGATGGCAGTGGCGCCGAGGTTGACTTCAAGCAGCAGGGAGCGGGTGCGGTCGAGGTTGAGGATTTCTTCTTCCAACAACACTTGGAAAGATCGGAATTCTTGACCGGCAGTCATTGGTACGGCATCTTGAAGCTGGGTGCGGCCCATTTTCAAAACGTCTTTAAATTCTTCGGCTTTGGCGGCAAAGGCGTTTTTCAGGATAGCCAGTTTGTCGAGCAATTCGCCGATGCTGTAATACACGGCGAGGCGGAAGCCGGTAGGGTAGGCGTCGTTGGTGGATTGGCTGGCGTTGACATGGTCCATCGGATTGACGATGTCGTAGTGGCCTTTTTCGTGTCCCAAGACTTCCAATGCGAGGTTGGCAATGACTTCGTTGGTATTCATGTTGACCGAAGTGCCGGCACCGCCTTGATAAACGTCGGACGGGAATTGGTCGAGACAGCGGCCTTTGACCAATACTTCATCGCAGGCTTTTTCGATGGCGGCCGCGATTTCCGGCTTGATGGCACCCAATGCGCCGTTGGCTTGCGCAGTGGCTTTTTTAACCATGACCATGCTGCGGACAAATTGCGGTACGTCGGAAATTTTTTGTGTGGAAATTTTAAAGTTTTCAATGGCGCGCAAAGTATGGATGCCCCAATATACTTCAGCAGGGATCTCGCGGTCGCCCAATAAATCGTGTTCGATTCGTACAGTCATTTCTCTTACCTTCTTGTATAGTTGTGTTGGTGTGCATTATGCGTTTGGAACATTAGCCCAGTTCGGCAAGATTGTCCAGTTAATAAGGCTTAATCGTCAGGATGAAAGCGTGCCGCTTCGCGTTCCTTGGCAACCGTATCTTTGTCTTTCAGCTTCGCGCCCAGGCCCAACATTTTTTCGTATTCGGATTGCGGCGTGCCGTCTTCCTGCATACCGAACGCGCTGGCATTGACCCAGAGGGCGAGTAGGGAAACGATAATGGCGAAAAAGCCGACGATATACCAAAACATTTTTTTCTTCCTTGTGTGTCTGCGGGTGCAGATTGTTGTGGTTTGTAAAGATGTGAATGTAGCACAAACGCGGTTGGGTTTAAATTCTTCTCCCGCATCCTTTCATTGATTTACCTGTAAGTGTTTAGAAAGGAAAAGGCCGTCTGAAAAGTAAGACTTTTCAGACGGCCTCGGAGGCTTTGTCGGGAAGATTAGCCGCCGCATGCACCGCAGCAACCGCCTTCGCTGTGACCGCCGCGTTTTTCTTCGTTGTTGATAACGGGCAGCTCGGTTTCTTCGGTTTGCTCTTTTTTATCTTCAGGCAAATCGTTCACTTTGATTTTGTTTTCTTCAGCCATGATACATCCTTTCAATGAATTGAGGGGTGGAAAGATTCATAAAGATAGCATCTTTAAACGGATAAACCAAGCAGTACAAAACTGCCTTGTGATAATGCCATGACTTGGAACAATAAATTTGCTTGTAAAAGAGTTAAGGCCGTCTGAAAAAATCCAAAGAGGAGTGTTGGTTTTTATGGTTTGAAATGGCAGCAGAAAGATTTAAGAATGCTTGATTTGAAGGGATACACTGACATTGATTTCAAAAAAAACAATACAATGTTACCATCATCTGGAAACAGCCAATTTATCGGAGCATATATGTATTCATACCACAGCGAACGCCATTTCAGCGACCGCAACAGCTGGCTTCGGGCAAGCGTATTGGGTGCTAATGACGGCCTGATTTCCACTGCCTCGCTGTTGACGGGCGTAGCCGCAGCCGCGCCAGATTTCCAAACCCTGCTGTTGACGGGCGTTTCTGCGCTTATCGGGGGCGCGGTGTCAATGGCGGCGGGGGAGTATGTTTCTGTGTCCAGCCAATCGGATACGGAAAAAGCCGATTTGCACAAAGAACGCTACGAATTGGCAAATAATCCTGATGCGGAGTTGGAAGAGCTGACTGAAATTTACCGCCGTCGCGGTTTGTCCGACCCGCTCGCCGCAGAGGTGGCCAAAGCCTTGATGGAACACGATGCACTCGCCGCCCACGCGCGCGACGAAATCGGCATTACCGAAACCTCTGCCGCCCAACCCATGCAGGCCGCTCTTGCTTCTGCCGCTTCATTTTGTGCAGGCGCGATTTTGCCTTTACTGGTCGCATTGACGGCTTCTAGTGCCATTGTTCCGGCCTTGGCAGTTTCCACT
Above is a genomic segment from Neisseria subflava containing:
- a CDS encoding YdcH family protein — protein: MFPEYRDLISKLKQEDAHFARLFDEHNELDDKITGLVNNPVTSGAEEIEELKKAKLKLKDELYAILQKAAGK
- the yddG gene encoding aromatic amino acid DMT transporter YddG, with product MIHFLSQNISSKQATAIGLLAVTLWSFVISLIRSLSLHMGAVGGAAMMYTLSTVLIWLIFGRPHLRNYNRSYLFWASVFFVGCELCLSLSVGFAQNARQAVEIGMVNYLWPTFTIVGAVYFNKQPSKWWIVIGFVLSFFGIATVLGGDVGLSVSGIYHNVRTNPGGYIMAFVDAVFWAAYCTLTARVKAEGSSVGFFFALVSILLWIEYFLSGADTLNFDSVSLGYAVAAAACMGLGYAVWNIGISRGNLTVLAGASYFIPVLSAVVSSFVISAPLSMTFWQGAGMVCLGSIVCWLATRGKQMA
- a CDS encoding sulfate adenylyltransferase subunit 1, whose protein sequence is MTAASAPLLRFITAGSVDDGKSTLIGRLLYDSKTLLTDQIDKLNRAAENGETPDFASLTDGLAAEREQGITIDVAYRYFATPKRKFIIADTPGHEQYTRNMVTGASTADAAIILVDATRVDFSGSEPVLLPQTKRHSAILKLLGCPNIIVAVNKLDLLDFDEAKYQTITEAYRKLAEQIGLKAQIHFLPISALKGDNIVNASSQTPWYQGLPLLPLLESLPVNRQNAADQAAHFPVQRVARQDGSSSDDFRGYQGRLEAGRLKVGDEVKVLPSGHVAKVAEIYNANGKTESAEAGEVLTVVLDADIDISRGNSIVSADSVIVPEQQFQAALCWFDDIPLNLRRKYLLKHTTQTTPVKISEIAYVWDVNTLSRVESAETLKLNDIGSVSFKTQQPLAAAAYEDNHAQGAFILIDEATNHTVAAGMIRKVSETNSFEI
- the glyA gene encoding serine hydroxymethyltransferase: MFSKSVTLAQYDPDLAAAIAQEDKRQQDHVELIASENYVSCAVMEAQGSQLTNKYAEGYPGKRYYGGCEYVDIVEQLAIDRVKELFGAAYANVQPHSGSQANQAVYASVLKPGDTILGMSLAHGGHLTHGASVNISGKLYNAITYGLDENEVLDYAEVERLALEHKPKMIVAGASAYALQIDWAKFREIADKVGAYLFVDMAHYAGLIAGGEYPNPVPFCDFVTTTTHKTLRGPRGGVILCRDNTHEKALNSAIFPSLQGGPLMHVIAAKAVAFKEALQPEFKQYAKQVKINAAAMAEELVKRGLRIVSGRTESHVFLVDLQPMKITGKAAEAALGKAHITVNKNAIPNDPEKPFVTSGIRIGSAAMTTRGFNEADARVLANLVADVLANPEDEANLAKVREQVTALCNKYPVYGA
- a CDS encoding MarR family winged helix-turn-helix transcriptional regulator; translation: MNQLDQLGMRISRIDSAFDQWIKQQNTNYNTLAVLYTLATEGSRTQKYIGEEWSLPKQTVSGTCKTLAEQGLLTFHESEQDKRERLLSLTEQGKEYAAPLVQNMQEFSKQIFTAFGEKRAARLFADLDALAELMAQTLNTK
- a CDS encoding ABC transporter six-transmembrane domain-containing protein, whose product is MWKMLKYISQIHRRKLITTFSLVGLDNLLLLVYPVFGGWAINAVMDGNVWQAMLYGVVVLLMWIIGAARRAADTRTFTQIYTEIAVPVVLEQRKREVPHSAITARVALSREFVSFFEEHLPIAATSLVSIFGACMMLLILEFWVGVLAVAILALFLWLLPRFAAISENLYFRLNNRLERDNHLIRDGNERQLYRHYGWVAKLRVLISNREALGYLSIGIAMSVLFGFAFIHMTLKGYGSAGHIYSVSTYLWMFAMSLDDVPRLVEQYSNLKDIGQRVELSEENNLSKAV
- a CDS encoding DMT family transporter; this translates as MSWFYLILAGMLEIGWPLGLKLAQQEGYRWHGFAAALACIAGSGYFLYLAQKSIPMGTAYAVWTGIGAAGAFLVGVVFFNDAANFGRWLGAFLIISGVVVMKLSSGN